In a single window of the Nicotiana tomentosiformis chromosome 8, ASM39032v3, whole genome shotgun sequence genome:
- the LOC138897558 gene encoding uncharacterized protein, giving the protein MPTQPVISIQSEVWPKASEEEQRRLERLKKYDPPTFSGTITEDEYGFLEKCHRILRTMGIVEVSGIAFTIFQLSGAAYRWWQAYENGRRASATPLNWAQFLDIFLREFVSQTLQDAWHIEFKQLCQGTMLVSEYAIRFSELSQHAPALVSTVKERVRRFIEGLNYGIRFSMARELETDAPFQQVVEIARRFEGMQGHVTEDMEAKRSRDSGGYSGACALVAAHHGRGYVSHPVHSALPASM; this is encoded by the coding sequence ATGCCAACACAACCCGTTATTTCGATTCAGTCTGAGGTTTGGCCAaaggcatctgaggaggagcagaggagacttgagaggttaaagaagtatgaccctcctacttttagtggcacaatTACCGAGGATGAGtatggttttctagagaagtgccaccgcattctccgtaccatgggtattgtagaggTGAGCGGAATTGCTTTCACTATATTCCAGCTATCAGGAGCAGCATATcggtggtggcaggcttatgaaAATGGTAGGAGAGCTAGTGCAACCCCACTTAATTGGGCTCagtttttagatattttcttgagagagtttgtttccCAGACCCTTCAAGATGCATGGCACATAGAGTTTAAGCAACTGTGTCAGGGGACTAtgttagtgtcagagtatgctatcaGATTTAGTGAGTTGTCCcaacatgcacctgccttggtttctacagtcaaaGAGCGAGTCCgtagatttatcgaggggctcaactatggtattagattcagcatggctcgagagttggagacggatgctccatttcagcaggtggtagagattgcacGGAGGTTTGAGGGTATGCAGGGCCATGTGACAGAGGACatggaggccaaaaggtctcgagatTCTGGAGGATATAGTGGTGCCTGCGCTCTGGTTGCAGCCCATCATGGCAGAGGCTATGTAAGCcacccagttcattcagcacttccagcttctatgTGA